In Salvelinus alpinus chromosome 36, SLU_Salpinus.1, whole genome shotgun sequence, the genomic stretch ctcctgcttACTGTGCAGTGGAGTGGAGGGCCGCCAGGCACACCTCCTGCTTACTGTGCGGTGGAGTGGAGGGTCGCCAGGCACACCTCCTGCTTACTGTGCAGTGGAGTGGAGGGTCGCCAGGCACACCTCCTGCTTACTGTGCGGGGGAGTGGAGGGTCGCCAGGCACACCTCCTGCTTACTGTGCGGTGGAGTGGAGGGTCGCCAGGCACACCTCCTGGTTACTGTGCGGTGGAATGGAGGGTCGCCAGGCACACCTCCTGCTTACTGTGCGGGGGAGTGGAGGGTCGCCAGGCACACCTCCTGCTTACTGTGCGGTGGAGTGGAGGGTCGCCAGGCACACCTCCTGCTTACTGTGCGGTGGAGTGGAGGGTCGCCAGGCACACCTCCTGCTTACTGTGCGGTGGAGTGGAGGGTCGCCAGGCACACCTCCTGCTTACTGTGCGGTGGAGTGGAGGGTCGCCAGGCACACCTCCTGCTTACTGTGCGGTGGAGTGGAGGGTCGCCAGGCACACCTCCTGCTTACTGTGCAGTGGAGTGGAGGGTCGCCAGGCACACCTCCTGCTTACTGTGCAGTGGAGTGGAGGGCCGCCAGGCACACCTCCTGCTTACTGTGGAGTGCCGCTAGGCACCAGGGAAGGGCCTTCCCCTGTCTGGAGGACTCTACCTGCACTGTAAAGGAGAAAGCACAGAGGGAAATCCCTGGCTAGTCTTGAAGAATAGTCAATTTAGCCTTGGTTATTTTGTACCCCAAATAGTAGTTTGCATTAGCCTTGGATGTCAtggtgtctttgtgtgtctgtgtgtgtggttgtccaGTATTCACCATAGATAGTGTGACACTCAAACTGGACCCAAGTGGCGAGGTAACCAGTGGGACCTTGATGGACCTGAACTGTGAGGTCAGCGTCAGCCATGACCAGTCCCACCCCCTGACACACAGCTTCAACTTCCTGAGAGACGATGTCCTGGTCTACTCCAAAAACACCACCGAACCTGCGGTCCTTCACCAGCTCACCCCGGCCAGGGCTGCCAACTCTGGCACTTACAAGTGCCAGGTCATAGTTCAAGACAAGAGCAAAGGCAGCAGAACCCACAGACTCACCGTCACAGGTACTGCTGAAATGGATCCATGATTATATTGACTTTCTGGTAAAACTCTCTAGATCTCTAGATCccgtagggcggtgcacaattggcacagcgtcgtccgggttagggtttggccgatgtaggccgtcaatgtaaataagaatttgttcttaactgacttgcctttttaaataaaggttaaataaaataaaataaaaatatcttcattCGTAATCCATTATATGTAGGTACATACAGTATCAAGTATTTTCCTCCTGATGATACATGGTATGTGACATCCTAGTGACTGACATTGATTATTCGACCACAGGCTTACAGACGCCTGTGCTGCAGGTGACCTCCCAGATCCTgtttgagggggaagaggtgacAGCTACCTGCAGCGCCCCAGATGAGTCTGGCTCCCTGCTCTTCCACTTCTACCAGGACCAGGAGAAGATCAAGCAGGTGAGGGCCAATGGGAACTCAGTGGAGACCAGGCTGGAGCTGAAGCATGCTGGGGACAAACACCTGCGCTGTTACTTTGAAATCACCATGCTGCCCGACGCTGGGAGGTCCAACAACAGTAACACTGTCAAGGTCATGGTCAAAGGTAAGAGTGGGGTTGAATGCTGACTATAACTGTTGCATTTGTCATTGGAAGGTACCGGTTCAGATTTATAGTAGCTATTGGCATTATGCTTCTGTGTGCTTCAATATTTGACCACCTGTAAGAAAATAAATGTTGGGTTAAAAAGTTTCTCTGTTCTTCTGTTGTATCATTAGAACTTTTCATCACACCCGTCATGAACATTCTTCCTGGTAAAGACGTGATTGAGGGTGACATTGTTGAGTTTGTCTGTCGAGTGGTGAACCCCCCACCCAATGTGGTGGTCTTCCTGACCAAGGACAAGAGGGTGCTTAAGACAGCCTCCATTAGTCTCAATCATTCGCTCAGAGTGCTGGCAGAGGACTCTGGGGAGTATGTGTGCAAGGCGGACAGAGGCAATGTGCAGAAAGAAGCCTATGAGAGCATCAAAGTCAAAGGCAAGTATTGGATGTCCGACTGTGTTGTAAAAGGTTTAGCCACATGACATGTAACAGTGAGCGTTTTCTAACTTAATTTAATGTTTCGCCATGCCAAAGTATCTTTGAATTACATTTTTCCCCATGCCAAAGTATCTTTGAATTTAATGTTTGACACTCTGCTTTTTCTGTCTGATCCCCACAGAGTTGTTTTCCAGGCCAGTCCTGGTGATGAAGCCCAGAGAGGTGTTTGAGACACAGCGCTTCACACTGAACTGTGATACTGACCGCTATTCCCATGAGAGAATCAACATTGGGGACGTGAAGTACTCCCTGTACAGGAACCAGGTCCTAGTGACATCGGGAGGGAACTACAGTGCCACAGCACACCCCTCCCTTAATGGAAATTACTCCTGCCAGGCCCAAGCCCAAGGAAGAGGCCAAACCAAAAAGATCTTCAAAAACAGCACACAGATTGTCCTCAAGGCAAAAGgtgagtctctctgtgtggtgtggtggttaatttctttactttcaaatgaggagagacaaacgtaTCACAGAAGTCAGAGCTATACTTAAACTGAATCTTTATTCAATTATTAATAAGGAAGCAGGTCAATACAAcccacacatataaagtgaatcgattgagtgccctacgataatgatggctggttgacgaatcaccctcagatgattcgttgagagcctcGATACAAaggtacaaaggtcttttatagccaagatacacccccttcagtctacatgacaaacaacagatgtatgggATGGGTTACAAgtttaagatttgtatgaaagatactgtctgctgtgaattataagtatctGCTGTAATAACTTCTCATTGTGTAGAAACCAGGGTCTGGCCCcgagccatctctccctggtagctTCCAGTCAGGCACACAGACACTAATCATGCTATGGAATGCGGTCTTGTTAGGTTTATCACCCAGAAGACATTGTAAATCTTCTGTCAGTGTTAAATCTCCTAGAGGCCCACtttcagtagaacacacacagatagatgagtgttctaacaaccccttattatgttgcataaaacaaccatttgatgcaataacagcATTATAACAATCTTGTCATTTCTGTTCTGACAGTGGATGGGGTCATATTAAAAACACTCTCATTCAACATTCTCAAACATTGCATGTGTTTTATTTTCTAACAGTTTTTCTCTTCTCTGGTCTCATTCTGTCTTATTCGTTCTCTCTTTTTAACTCTCCCTCTGTTAGTGCCTGTGTCAGTCCCTCTTCTGAGTGTGGTAGGAGGCAGGTTGATCCTGGGCAAGCCCTTCCAGCTCCAGTGTCAGAGTGACAACGGTAGTCTGCCCATCACCTATACCCTGCTGAGCCCCCACAGACAAGCTGAGTTCAGGGTGGTCCATAGTGCCTGGGATCTGGCCCTCTTCAACATCACCTCCATCCACAGGAGCATTGACATCCACAGCTTCTCCTGCAAGGCCGAGAACTACCCCAGTCAGCCCCACATGGAGAGCTCAGGAGAGCACCTCCGACGCACTGCCACCATCATAGGTGAGTTGGCCACACCACCTGTTTATAACAGAACCAaatgtatacatacatacatacatacatacatacatacatacatacatacatacatacatacatacatacatacatacatacatacatacatacatacatacatacatacatacatacatacatacatacatacatacatacatacatacatacatacatacatacatacatacatacatacatacatacatacatacacctacATATGGCTCTGGCTTATAAAAGGGAGATGCTGGTACAGTCAGTCTAACTGATGACATAGTAGATTTACTCGATTGACTCAACAACATTAATTTCCCACAGAGCCAGTGTCCAGGCCAGTACTGACCGTGACACCCAACATGGGGGACGTGGCTGAGGGGGAGGACCTGACCCTAACCTGCACTGTCCAGCGGGGCACGCCCCCCATCACCTACACATGGTATCACACAAAGAGTGCCCTGCCCCTGCTGTCCAAGACCACCAA encodes the following:
- the LOC139565089 gene encoding platelet endothelial cell adhesion molecule-like isoform X2; this encodes MDSPPLYLPLLLLTCLFTLWQGAGAQSLFTIDSVTLKLDPSGEVTSGTLMDLNCEVSVSHDQSHPLTHSFNFLRDDVLVYSKNTTEPAVLHQLTPARAANSGTYKCQVIVQDKSKGSRTHRLTVTGLQTPVLQVTSQILFEGEEVTATCSAPDESGSLLFHFYQDQEKIKQVRANGNSVETRLELKHAGDKHLRCYFEITMLPDAGRSNNSNTVKVMVKELFITPVMNILPGKDVIEGDIVEFVCRVVNPPPNVVVFLTKDKRVLKTASISLNHSLRVLAEDSGEYVCKADRGNVQKEAYESIKVKELFSRPVLVMKPREVFETQRFTLNCDTDRYSHERINIGDVKYSLYRNQVLVTSGGNYSATAHPSLNGNYSCQAQAQGRGQTKKIFKNSTQIVLKAKVPVSVPLLSVVGGRLILGKPFQLQCQSDNGSLPITYTLLSPHRQAEFRVVHSAWDLALFNITSIHRSIDIHSFSCKAENYPSQPHMESSGEHLRRTATIIEPVSRPVLTVTPNMGDVAEGEDLTLTCTVQRGTPPITYTWYHTKSALPLLSKTTNDMRLSHSVQGVSREHGGGYYCVTNNPSNDSQRSAMVTVGVKLAGWKKGLIAAFCILLTVSLIIIILVKKCLLPFRRERTVELSVKPASTKTDETLRLTHGKVNEAANVTPGVMGRSVWSDHVSGSESDDQTSEETTEVPEPQYTEVHPQEVDPTRAPVKKGTDTVYSEVRNSNQARLS
- the LOC139565089 gene encoding platelet endothelial cell adhesion molecule-like isoform X1, translated to MDSPPLYLPLLLLTCLFTLWQGAGAQSLFTIDSVTLKLDPSGEVTSGTLMDLNCEVSVSHDQSHPLTHSFNFLRDDVLVYSKNTTEPAVLHQLTPARAANSGTYKCQVIVQDKSKGSRTHRLTVTGLQTPVLQVTSQILFEGEEVTATCSAPDESGSLLFHFYQDQEKIKQVRANGNSVETRLELKHAGDKHLRCYFEITMLPDAGRSNNSNTVKVMVKELFITPVMNILPGKDVIEGDIVEFVCRVVNPPPNVVVFLTKDKRVLKTASISLNHSLRVLAEDSGEYVCKADRGNVQKEAYESIKVKELFSRPVLVMKPREVFETQRFTLNCDTDRYSHERINIGDVKYSLYRNQVLVTSGGNYSATAHPSLNGNYSCQAQAQGRGQTKKIFKNSTQIVLKAKVPVSVPLLSVVGGRLILGKPFQLQCQSDNGSLPITYTLLSPHRQAEFRVVHSAWDLALFNITSIHRSIDIHSFSCKAENYPSQPHMESSGEHLRRTATIIEPVSRPVLTVTPNMGDVAEGEDLTLTCTVQRGTPPITYTWYHTKSALPLLSKTTNDMRLSHSVQGVSREHGGGYYCVTNNPSNDSQRSAMVTVGVKLAGWKKGLIAAFCILLTVSLIIIILVKKCLLPFRRERTVELSVKPASTKTDETLRLTHGKVNEAANVTPGVMGRSVWSDHVSGSESDDQTSEETTEVPEPQYTEVHPQEVDPTRAPVKKGTDTVYSEVRNSNQGESESEQADGQGSVEYAQLNHNDHESEEPEHEPDHEPRPEPEPEPEQGSEQDGQLE